A genomic stretch from Sulfobacillus thermosulfidooxidans includes:
- a CDS encoding helix-turn-helix domain-containing protein, with protein MSDNVLITPKKQDIEPIKRVAEDLAARPNSHRLVLMDDAQHDAVDLPTPLVRVLIAAIQQLAQGHSVAILHYEEELTTQQAADLLQVSRPFLIKLLETGHIPYHTVGSHRRILLRDLMEYKQNRNRLRKDRIHQIVRVSESIGLYESDDFVEREP; from the coding sequence ATGTCAGACAACGTGCTAATCACGCCGAAAAAGCAAGATATCGAACCGATTAAGCGTGTGGCAGAAGACCTCGCAGCGCGTCCGAACTCTCATCGGCTGGTTCTGATGGATGACGCTCAGCATGACGCCGTGGATCTCCCCACACCGCTGGTTCGCGTGTTGATAGCAGCCATCCAACAGTTAGCCCAAGGGCATTCCGTCGCAATTTTGCACTACGAAGAGGAGTTGACGACGCAACAGGCTGCGGATCTGTTGCAGGTTTCCCGTCCGTTTTTGATTAAGCTGCTCGAAACGGGCCATATCCCATATCACACCGTGGGATCGCATCGTCGTATCCTTTTGAGGGACCTCATGGAGTACAAGCAGAACCGGAATCGTTTGCGTAAGGACCGCATCCATCAGATAGTGCGCGTATCGGAGAGCATAGGATTGTATGAATCGGATGATTTCGTTGAACGGGAGCCGTAA